The following coding sequences lie in one Cronobacter universalis NCTC 9529 genomic window:
- a CDS encoding major capsid protein, whose product MFVYSKSLGEKTGNLEVNQAQFRALQAERNATAQAVADFLSRTQWRGAAEDTPTLNAVNAVDDIRRLYRAYDTTVTQQFEPNTQFTLLNDLMPLSRSVRIEQSRYDYARTGGRGWAHTSMSGQIGAALDARVYTFDGTMVPIHDSGFKFTWRDPIFNSPSALQSQADAQRGSVEDVQRQYVDYMWDGYRDAAGNYAVFDGLTWKGFRADERVAQVTLNVNMATSTDPKAMRAESIRLRDVLKLGNYQYGQQTWYVSSEIVSNWEQYYSDNFQSRTVLQELLTLTGIAAIKEDAKLQGNEILIVPLQAGVVAPIVGQAIGTVADPRPFYNSDYIWRTWGAMGLMVKTDINGHYSVVHATGEATS is encoded by the coding sequence ATGTTTGTATATTCCAAATCACTTGGCGAGAAGACTGGCAACCTGGAAGTAAACCAGGCTCAGTTCCGCGCGCTGCAGGCCGAACGTAACGCTACCGCCCAGGCGGTTGCTGATTTTCTGTCTCGCACCCAATGGCGTGGCGCTGCTGAAGATACTCCGACGCTGAACGCCGTTAACGCGGTTGATGATATCCGTCGCCTGTACCGTGCGTACGATACCACCGTGACACAGCAGTTCGAACCCAACACGCAGTTCACTCTGCTGAACGACCTGATGCCGCTTTCCCGCTCTGTACGTATCGAGCAATCCCGTTACGACTACGCCCGCACCGGCGGTCGTGGTTGGGCACACACATCAATGTCCGGCCAGATTGGCGCAGCACTCGATGCTCGCGTCTATACCTTCGACGGCACGATGGTTCCGATCCACGATTCCGGCTTCAAGTTCACCTGGCGTGACCCAATCTTCAACAGCCCGTCGGCGCTTCAGTCTCAGGCTGACGCTCAGCGCGGCTCCGTGGAAGATGTTCAGCGTCAGTACGTTGATTACATGTGGGACGGCTACCGCGACGCGGCTGGTAACTACGCAGTATTCGACGGCCTGACCTGGAAAGGCTTCCGCGCTGATGAGCGTGTCGCTCAGGTGACGCTGAACGTAAACATGGCGACCAGCACCGACCCGAAAGCCATGCGCGCCGAATCAATCCGTCTGCGCGATGTGCTGAAGCTTGGCAACTACCAGTACGGCCAGCAGACCTGGTACGTTTCCTCTGAAATCGTCTCCAACTGGGAGCAGTATTACAGCGACAACTTCCAGTCCCGCACCGTGCTGCAGGAACTCCTGACCCTGACCGGCATCGCGGCCATTAAAGAAGACGCGAAGCTGCAGGGGAACGAAATCCTGATTGTTCCGCTGCAGGCTGGCGTAGTTGCTCCGATTGTAGGCCAGGCCATCGGCACCGTTGCCGACCCGCGTCCGTTCTACAACAGCGATTACATCTGGCGCACCTGGGGTGCAATGGGCCTGATGGTCAAAACCGACATCAACGGTCACTACTCCGTGGTTCACGCCACCGGCGAAGCGACCAGCTAA
- a CDS encoding DUF7370 family protein, whose product MAITPITAAQVKQQLSSLGYSIPDFIIDAYLCKLSSIEQCLEASGYDECDVVLIQVYAVSLMALTAYSQRIKSQSAPSGASRSFDYTGDVLSMRDSLLSLDKSGCTASLPIDVGSRVGFFDVVGGC is encoded by the coding sequence ATGGCTATCACGCCAATCACAGCAGCGCAGGTTAAACAGCAGCTGTCGTCCCTCGGTTACTCCATCCCTGATTTCATCATCGACGCATATCTCTGCAAGCTCAGCAGCATTGAGCAGTGCCTGGAGGCGTCTGGCTACGACGAATGTGACGTCGTGCTGATTCAGGTCTATGCCGTATCTCTCATGGCCTTAACGGCATACAGTCAGCGCATTAAATCGCAGTCAGCGCCTTCAGGGGCGTCGCGGTCGTTCGACTACACCGGCGATGTGCTTTCGATGCGTGATTCGCTCCTGTCACTGGACAAGAGCGGATGCACGGCATCGCTGCCGATTGATGTGGGTAGCCGAGTCGGCTTCTTTGATGTTGTTGGGGGCTGCTGA
- a CDS encoding phage tail termination protein: MNPPMHTRVRNYFINAGLTDGFKVQLLMWTDSGTESDRFIVFRPNGGSNIRNGLGNEQYILVDVIGAKGGNAFVDERVQQIVDYVQQNPMTDDCVGYLQNVGAMPAPVPTTEGRLVYRLQFVATYGE; this comes from the coding sequence ATGAATCCGCCGATGCATACGCGCGTGCGTAACTACTTCATCAATGCTGGTCTGACGGATGGCTTTAAGGTTCAGCTGCTGATGTGGACTGACTCAGGCACTGAATCTGACCGGTTCATAGTGTTTCGTCCAAATGGCGGCAGCAATATTCGCAATGGCCTCGGCAATGAGCAGTACATCTTGGTCGACGTTATCGGCGCAAAAGGTGGCAATGCTTTTGTCGATGAGCGCGTGCAGCAGATTGTCGATTACGTCCAGCAAAATCCTATGACCGATGATTGCGTCGGTTATCTCCAGAATGTGGGCGCTATGCCCGCACCAGTTCCTACAACCGAGGGACGCCTTGTCTATCGGCTTCAATTCGTCGCCACCTACGGCGAGTAA